A window of the Synechococcus sp. LTW-R genome harbors these coding sequences:
- the argC gene encoding N-acetyl-gamma-glutamyl-phosphate reductase, which translates to MASQRVAVIGASGYGGLQTLRLLQGHPQFSVSFLGGERSSGKRWSQLTPFLPLPGDPVVQSPQVDAIAEAADFALLSLPNGLASRLAPALLERGVKVVDLSADYRYSSLEQWKEVYASEAREFPREDAALCQEAVYGLVEWEQEKIAQARLVAAPGCFPTASLLALTPFLKQGLIETSGIIIDAKTGTSGGGRAAKEHLLLAEASEGISPYGVVGHRHTSEIEQLCGRAAGTNIQLQFTPHLTPMVRGLLATVYGRLRDPGLTAEDCTTLLEAAYRHAPCVQVLPAGTYPSTKWVRQTNKALLSVQVDPRTGQLIVMSAIDNMVKGQAGQGVQCLNLMAGLPAETGLPLLPFYP; encoded by the coding sequence ATGGCAAGTCAGCGCGTCGCCGTGATCGGGGCCTCGGGCTACGGCGGTCTGCAGACGCTCCGGCTGCTTCAGGGGCATCCCCAATTCAGCGTCAGCTTCCTCGGTGGGGAACGCAGCAGCGGCAAGCGTTGGAGTCAGCTCACACCGTTCTTGCCCCTCCCGGGTGACCCCGTGGTGCAGAGCCCCCAGGTGGATGCCATTGCCGAGGCGGCTGACTTTGCGCTGTTGAGCCTCCCCAATGGCCTGGCCTCACGCCTGGCGCCTGCGCTGCTTGAGCGGGGGGTCAAGGTGGTGGATCTGTCGGCCGACTACCGCTACAGCTCCCTGGAGCAGTGGAAGGAGGTCTACGCCTCAGAGGCCCGCGAGTTCCCCCGCGAGGACGCCGCCTTGTGCCAGGAAGCCGTCTATGGCTTGGTGGAATGGGAGCAGGAGAAGATCGCCCAGGCGCGCTTGGTGGCAGCCCCGGGTTGTTTCCCGACGGCGAGCCTGTTGGCGTTGACGCCCTTTTTGAAGCAGGGGCTGATCGAGACCAGCGGGATCATCATTGACGCCAAAACGGGCACCAGTGGCGGCGGACGGGCGGCGAAGGAGCATCTCCTGCTCGCCGAGGCCTCGGAAGGCATCTCGCCCTATGGCGTCGTCGGCCATCGCCACACCAGCGAGATCGAGCAGCTCTGCGGTCGTGCGGCCGGAACCAACATTCAGCTGCAGTTCACGCCGCACCTGACGCCGATGGTCCGGGGCCTCCTGGCGACGGTCTATGGCCGGCTGCGGGATCCCGGTCTGACGGCTGAGGACTGCACGACGCTCCTCGAGGCGGCCTATCGCCATGCCCCTTGCGTTCAGGTGCTGCCTGCCGGCACCTATCCCTCAACCAAGTGGGTGCGTCAAACCAACAAGGCCTTGCTCTCGGTCCAGGTCGACCCGCGCACCGGGCAGTTGATCGTGATGAGTGCGATCGACAACATGGTCAAAGGACAGGCCGGACAGGGAGTCCAGTGCCTGAATCTGATGGCGGGTTTGCCCGCAGAAACCGGGCTTCCCCTGCTGCCCTTCTACCCCTGA
- the ribBA gene encoding bifunctional 3,4-dihydroxy-2-butanone-4-phosphate synthase/GTP cyclohydrolase II → MADGLAAIRNGEMVVVVDDENRENEGDLICAAQFATPEQINFMATEARGLICLAMEGERLDELDLPLMVDRNTDSNQTAFTVSVDAGPENGVSTGISAEDRARTIQVAIHPDTRPNDLRRPGHIFPLRAKQGGVLKRAGHTEAAVDLARMAGLYPAGVICEIQNADGSMARFPQLAEYAQLHGLRFINIADLIRYRLDTERFVRRQAEAMLPSAFGQFRAIGYRNELDGSDHVAIVKGNPEQSSGPVLVRVHSECLTGDAFGSLRCDCRPQLESALRMIEEAGEGVVVYLRQEGRGIGLINKLKAYSLQDGGLDTVEANERLGFPADLRNYGVGAQILSDLGIHRLKLITNNPRKIAGLGGYGLEVVDRVPLVMDPGQHNVNYLQTKQAKLGHLMDTGATHGPAAVLAWKPSSGHDEATSATLFQELSSWADQQGLDLEREEHSRVLALMDQPELAVLVSGGTAESLQHILKRMSAWPQTQSVSLLLAPDAQRSSHPSNTLEAQRRPLQELQSGHAGVPLESGALLRWC, encoded by the coding sequence ATCGCGGACGGTCTGGCCGCGATCCGCAATGGCGAGATGGTCGTGGTGGTGGACGACGAGAACCGCGAAAACGAAGGCGATCTGATTTGCGCCGCTCAGTTCGCCACCCCTGAGCAGATCAATTTCATGGCCACCGAAGCCCGGGGCCTGATCTGCCTGGCCATGGAAGGGGAGCGGCTTGATGAGCTGGATCTGCCCTTGATGGTGGATCGCAACACCGACAGCAACCAGACGGCCTTCACGGTCAGTGTGGATGCCGGCCCCGAGAACGGGGTGTCGACGGGGATTTCCGCAGAAGACCGGGCCCGCACGATCCAAGTGGCCATCCACCCAGACACCCGCCCCAACGACCTAAGGCGTCCGGGTCACATCTTCCCGCTGCGGGCCAAGCAGGGGGGCGTCCTCAAGCGTGCCGGCCACACCGAGGCCGCCGTCGACCTGGCTCGGATGGCAGGGCTCTACCCAGCGGGCGTCATTTGCGAGATCCAGAACGCCGACGGGTCCATGGCCCGATTCCCGCAACTGGCGGAGTACGCGCAGCTCCACGGCCTGCGCTTCATCAACATCGCCGATCTGATTCGCTACCGCCTCGATACGGAGCGCTTTGTGCGCCGGCAGGCCGAAGCGATGTTGCCCAGCGCCTTCGGTCAATTCCGTGCCATCGGCTATCGCAATGAACTCGATGGCTCCGACCACGTCGCCATCGTCAAGGGCAATCCTGAACAGTCCTCGGGTCCCGTCCTGGTGCGGGTACACAGCGAATGTCTCACCGGCGATGCCTTCGGCTCCTTGCGCTGTGATTGCCGCCCGCAACTGGAGTCAGCCCTGCGGATGATCGAGGAGGCCGGCGAGGGCGTCGTTGTTTACCTGCGGCAAGAGGGCCGTGGCATCGGCCTGATCAACAAGTTGAAGGCCTATTCACTGCAGGACGGCGGCCTGGACACCGTCGAAGCCAATGAGCGCCTTGGATTCCCCGCCGATCTGCGCAACTACGGCGTGGGGGCACAGATCCTCAGTGATTTGGGCATTCACCGGCTGAAGTTGATCACCAATAACCCGCGCAAAATCGCCGGTCTCGGGGGTTACGGCCTCGAAGTGGTCGACAGGGTTCCGCTGGTCATGGATCCAGGCCAACACAACGTCAATTACCTGCAAACCAAGCAGGCCAAATTGGGGCACCTGATGGACACCGGAGCTACCCATGGCCCCGCGGCCGTCCTGGCCTGGAAGCCGAGCTCTGGCCATGACGAAGCGACGAGCGCGACCCTCTTTCAAGAACTCTCCAGCTGGGCCGATCAGCAGGGGCTCGACCTGGAGCGCGAAGAGCACTCCCGGGTGCTGGCGCTGATGGATCAACCGGAGCTCGCGGTGCTCGTCAGCGGAGGGACCGCGGAGTCACTGCAGCACATTCTCAAGAGGATGTCGGCATGGCCCCAGACGCAAAGCGTGAGCCTGCTGCTCGCTCCTGATGCCCAGCGCAGCTCACACCCCAGCAACACCCTGGAGGCGCAGCGACGTCCCCTGCAGGAATTGCAGTCGGGCCATGCGGGTGTCCCCCTCGAAAGCGGAGCCCTGCTGCGCTGGTGTTAA
- a CDS encoding peptidylprolyl isomerase: MTKAVMETDAGTIELELFEADAPNTVANFVKLAKDGFYDGLAFHRVIPGFMAQGGCPNSREGARGMAGTGGPGYQIDCEINAQKHQAGTLAMAHAGKNTGGSQFYICHEAQPHLDGVHTVFGHTGNMDVVLALKNGSRINKVTIQG, from the coding sequence GTGACCAAAGCCGTGATGGAGACCGACGCCGGCACGATCGAACTGGAACTGTTCGAAGCCGACGCGCCCAACACCGTGGCCAACTTCGTGAAACTGGCCAAGGACGGCTTCTATGACGGCCTGGCCTTTCACCGAGTGATCCCTGGCTTCATGGCCCAGGGCGGTTGCCCCAACAGCCGTGAAGGCGCCCGTGGCATGGCCGGAACCGGCGGTCCTGGCTATCAGATCGACTGCGAGATCAACGCGCAGAAGCACCAGGCCGGCACCCTGGCTATGGCCCACGCCGGCAAGAACACCGGTGGCTCGCAGTTCTACATCTGCCACGAAGCCCAGCCCCACCTCGACGGCGTCCACACCGTCTTCGGTCACACCGGAAACATGGATGTGGTGCTAGCCCTCAAGAACGGCAGCCGCATCAACAAGGTCACCATCCAAGGCTGA
- a CDS encoding S-methyl-5'-thioadenosine phosphorylase produces the protein MSVPHSVDLSQARLGVLGGSGLYAMEGLEDIQELTVDTPFGAPSDQLRLGRLGGMEVVFLARHGRHHTFLPTEVPYRANIWAMRSLGVRWILSPSAVGSLQQEIPPLDMVVPDQFIDRTRDRPKSFFGEGAVAHVALADPFCPSLSRVLADVADSLMPEGRTLHRGGTYLCMEGPAFSTRAESNLYRSWGCSVIGMTNHTEARLAREAEIAYATLAMATDYDCWYADHDSVTVEMVIGNLKANAALATQIVKTTAERIAALRPASAAHHALQDALMTPADQVPAATRRKLNLFTEPYWGAFTG, from the coding sequence ATGTCCGTCCCCCATTCCGTTGACCTCAGCCAAGCCCGCCTTGGGGTGCTCGGCGGCAGCGGGCTCTACGCGATGGAGGGTCTGGAGGACATCCAAGAACTGACGGTTGACACGCCCTTCGGCGCCCCGTCGGATCAGCTGCGGCTGGGTCGCTTGGGCGGAATGGAGGTGGTCTTCCTGGCCCGCCACGGCCGCCACCACACCTTCCTACCGACGGAAGTGCCCTACCGGGCCAATATCTGGGCGATGCGCTCCCTCGGCGTGCGCTGGATCCTCTCTCCCTCCGCGGTTGGCTCCCTGCAACAGGAGATTCCGCCCCTGGACATGGTGGTCCCCGATCAATTCATCGATCGCACCCGGGATCGCCCCAAGAGCTTCTTCGGCGAAGGCGCCGTGGCCCACGTCGCCCTGGCGGACCCCTTCTGCCCGAGCCTGAGCCGCGTCTTGGCGGATGTCGCCGACAGCCTGATGCCCGAGGGCCGGACCCTGCACCGCGGCGGCACCTACCTCTGCATGGAAGGTCCGGCCTTCTCCACCCGCGCTGAGTCGAACCTCTATCGCAGCTGGGGCTGTTCGGTGATCGGGATGACGAACCACACCGAAGCCCGGCTGGCCCGTGAGGCAGAAATCGCCTACGCCACCCTGGCGATGGCCACGGACTACGACTGTTGGTATGCCGACCACGACAGCGTGACCGTCGAGATGGTCATCGGCAATCTCAAGGCCAATGCAGCCCTGGCGACCCAGATCGTCAAAACCACCGCTGAACGGATCGCAGCCCTCAGGCCGGCCAGTGCGGCCCACCACGCCCTGCAGGATGCGCTGATGACGCCGGCCGATCAGGTTCCGGCGGCCACTCGGCGGAAGCTCAATCTGTTCACCGAGCCCTATTGGGGGGCGTTTACGGGCTAG
- the murQ gene encoding N-acetylmuramic acid 6-phosphate etherase: MSPSAFEDVQRGHLLTEQVNPASTDFDALSTEELVGVFVAEDRKPQEAVAGASAALAEAIEAIAERLQAGGRLFYLGAGTSGRLGVLDAAECPPTFCSPPELVQGVLAGGSPALLRSSEGLEDRFEAGQADLEERNFGPKDALVGIAAGGTTPYVHGALHYANSLGALAIAMACVPAEQVPMPCAIDIRLITGPEVLTGSTRLKAGTATKMALNILSTGVMVRLGKVYGNRMVDVAVTNSKLEDRALRILADLAGVSRDQGRALLDASGGSVKLALVMAQRSLNLTAARQLLENCGGNLRQALSA; the protein is encoded by the coding sequence GTGAGTCCCTCCGCGTTCGAGGACGTTCAGCGGGGGCATCTGCTGACCGAACAGGTCAATCCCGCGAGTACGGACTTTGACGCCCTCAGCACCGAGGAGCTCGTCGGGGTGTTTGTGGCGGAAGATCGCAAACCCCAGGAAGCCGTTGCAGGTGCCTCCGCTGCGTTAGCTGAGGCGATTGAGGCCATCGCTGAGCGCCTTCAGGCCGGAGGGCGTCTCTTTTATCTGGGGGCCGGCACCTCTGGGCGCCTCGGTGTGTTGGATGCAGCCGAGTGCCCGCCAACCTTTTGCAGCCCGCCGGAGCTGGTTCAAGGGGTCTTGGCTGGAGGCAGCCCAGCGCTGCTGCGCAGTTCCGAGGGCCTTGAGGACCGGTTCGAAGCCGGCCAGGCGGATCTTGAGGAACGCAATTTCGGACCAAAGGATGCCCTGGTGGGCATCGCGGCTGGCGGGACCACGCCCTATGTCCATGGCGCGCTGCACTACGCCAACTCCCTCGGTGCCTTAGCCATCGCCATGGCCTGTGTTCCTGCCGAACAGGTCCCCATGCCCTGCGCGATCGACATTCGCCTGATCACGGGTCCAGAGGTGCTGACGGGTTCGACCCGTCTGAAGGCCGGGACTGCCACGAAGATGGCGCTCAACATCCTGAGCACCGGCGTGATGGTTCGCCTTGGCAAGGTCTATGGCAACCGCATGGTCGACGTGGCGGTCACCAACAGCAAACTCGAGGACCGAGCCCTCAGGATCCTGGCCGACCTCGCTGGTGTCAGCCGGGACCAAGGCCGGGCCCTGCTGGACGCCAGTGGGGGCTCCGTCAAGCTCGCCCTGGTGATGGCCCAGCGCTCCCTCAATCTGACCGCAGCCCGCCAATTACTCGAGAACTGCGGCGGCAACCTGCGGCAGGCGTTAAGCGCCTAG
- a CDS encoding DUF3110 domain-containing protein: MSVHVLLFDAGSENEGIHSLELNGSTVVLLFEDRDDAERYAGLLEAQDFPMPTVDAIDRREMEEFCASAGYEARFVPSGFLPQTAEERLLIAPPEKNMDVTTWRDQPEPGQEATQTAEAPAAPAEEPISTDNSELEDFRRRLEGLL; encoded by the coding sequence ATGTCGGTTCACGTTCTGCTCTTTGACGCTGGCAGCGAGAACGAGGGCATCCACTCGCTGGAACTGAATGGCTCCACCGTGGTCCTCCTCTTTGAGGATCGGGATGATGCGGAGCGATACGCCGGCCTGTTGGAAGCGCAAGACTTCCCGATGCCCACGGTGGACGCCATCGATCGGCGCGAGATGGAGGAGTTCTGCGCAAGCGCTGGCTATGAGGCTCGCTTCGTTCCGAGCGGTTTTCTCCCCCAGACCGCAGAAGAACGCCTGCTGATTGCGCCCCCCGAAAAAAATATGGACGTGACCACCTGGCGGGACCAGCCCGAGCCCGGTCAGGAGGCCACTCAGACCGCCGAAGCACCTGCCGCACCGGCGGAGGAGCCCATCAGCACCGATAACAGCGAACTGGAGGACTTCCGCCGCCGCCTCGAGGGATTGCTGTGA
- a CDS encoding DnaJ domain-containing protein, translating into MSETGSINYWAVLGLDPGADASSLKRAFRQQARRWHPDLNGDDPHAEEQFKAVNEAYAVLSDPQRRQQWEAGLDEAAAAAAGLDPFATGFPDFEDYLDDVFHRETRRSAQYDSEEEPYQEDPPGDVTPPVPPPPPPVVASEELESVVDLTPEQALQGVRIELELPDGTAIEVWTPAMAGDGWRLRLAGVAPGGRDHFLQLRVRTDDGLRIDGLRVHYQLELSPAEGALGCTAVVPTLDGPVQLRIPPGSSSGRLLRLRARGLSRFDQRGDQLVEIRLVVPQGLTEAEEALYRRLQQLAEEIDGGRDRAVNQ; encoded by the coding sequence ATGTCCGAGACGGGCAGCATCAACTACTGGGCCGTCCTCGGCCTTGATCCAGGGGCGGATGCCTCCTCGTTAAAACGCGCCTTTCGCCAACAAGCTCGGCGTTGGCACCCCGACCTGAATGGGGATGATCCCCATGCCGAGGAACAGTTCAAGGCGGTCAACGAGGCCTACGCCGTTCTCAGTGACCCCCAGAGGCGGCAGCAATGGGAGGCCGGACTGGATGAAGCCGCAGCAGCAGCGGCGGGCTTAGATCCCTTCGCCACCGGTTTCCCCGACTTCGAGGACTATCTGGACGACGTGTTCCATCGGGAAACTCGACGTTCTGCCCAGTACGACTCCGAGGAGGAGCCATACCAAGAAGACCCGCCGGGTGATGTGACCCCACCGGTGCCACCGCCACCGCCCCCTGTGGTCGCGAGCGAGGAGCTCGAATCGGTGGTCGACCTCACGCCTGAGCAGGCCCTTCAGGGAGTTCGCATCGAGCTGGAACTCCCAGACGGGACGGCGATCGAGGTCTGGACGCCAGCCATGGCCGGTGACGGCTGGCGGCTTCGCCTGGCTGGGGTGGCCCCCGGTGGCCGGGACCATTTCTTGCAGCTGCGTGTCCGCACGGACGACGGTTTACGCATTGATGGCTTGCGGGTTCACTACCAACTAGAGCTCTCCCCCGCGGAGGGGGCTTTGGGCTGTACGGCCGTCGTCCCCACCCTGGATGGTCCGGTGCAGCTGCGCATTCCGCCTGGATCCTCAAGCGGCCGGCTGCTGCGTTTGCGCGCGCGTGGCTTGAGCCGCTTCGACCAACGGGGCGATCAGCTGGTCGAGATTCGTCTGGTCGTCCCCCAGGGGCTGACCGAGGCCGAAGAAGCCCTGTATCGCAGGCTGCAACAGCTCGCTGAGGAAATTGATGGTGGCCGTGATCGCGCGGTCAATCAGTGA
- the dnaK gene encoding molecular chaperone DnaK: MARIVGIDLGTTNSVVAVLEGGRPQVIASAEGGRTTPSVVGFSKDQELLVGQLARRQLVLNPRNTFANLKRFVGRQWDELDDGSLAVPYTVRANDQGNVRVVCPATEREYAPEELVASVLRKLVDDASTFLGEPVEAAVITVPAYFNDAQRQATRDAGRLAGISVERILNEPTAAALAYGFDRSTVKRVLVFDLGGGTFDVSILRVAQGVFDVKATSGDTQLGGNDWDRRIVDWLADAFQKEHEIDLRRDRQALQRLTEAAEKAKIELSGVQSTPISLPFIATGKDGPLHIETSLERSTFEGLCPDLLDRLLRPVQRALRDSGFAAEDIDDVVLVGGSTRMPMVQQMVRTLVPLEPCQSVNPDEVVSIGAAVQAGILTGELRDLMLNDVTPLSLGLETIGGVMKVLIPLNTSIPVRKSDLFSTSEANQSSVEIHVLQGERQMADGNKSLGRFKLSGIPPAPRGVPQVQVSFDIDANGLLQVSATDRTTGRQQSVSIQGGSNLSEEEIKTLIAEAEEKASEDRRKRAEIDRRNRAQTLVGQAERRLRDAALELGPYGAERQQRAVEIAMRDVQEMLADGDLSELDISVSQLQEAIYGLNRRLASERKQDSNPIQGIKNTLGSLKDELFAEDDWDDWDRPGRSRDPWSEPRLGGGWQEDRWDRPSLDRFDAPRPSWDRPTEAPSRWDQPPQPRNQTWDEPSDRYGRSERQFEPAPRYQDFDRYPDRADDTRREEARYDDHYEERYDDRSDAAVDQPRDDRVAERNAPSRPRAVTPTTPDQGSYEGDPWAED; this comes from the coding sequence TTGGCACGGATCGTTGGAATCGACCTGGGAACCACCAACTCCGTGGTTGCGGTGCTGGAGGGTGGCCGTCCCCAGGTGATCGCCAGCGCTGAGGGCGGGCGCACGACTCCTTCCGTGGTCGGCTTCAGTAAAGACCAAGAACTGCTTGTTGGTCAGCTGGCCAGGCGCCAGCTCGTGTTGAACCCGCGCAACACCTTCGCCAATCTCAAGCGTTTTGTTGGCCGTCAATGGGATGAGTTGGACGACGGCAGCCTGGCCGTCCCCTACACCGTTCGCGCCAACGATCAGGGCAATGTCCGTGTGGTCTGCCCCGCCACTGAGCGGGAATACGCGCCTGAAGAATTGGTGGCCAGCGTGCTCCGCAAGCTGGTGGACGACGCCAGCACCTTCCTCGGTGAGCCCGTCGAGGCCGCGGTGATCACGGTCCCCGCCTATTTCAACGATGCCCAGCGTCAGGCCACCCGTGATGCCGGCCGTCTGGCTGGGATTTCGGTTGAGCGGATCCTGAACGAGCCCACCGCGGCGGCCCTTGCCTACGGATTTGATCGCAGCACGGTCAAACGCGTGCTGGTCTTTGACCTGGGTGGCGGCACCTTTGACGTCTCGATCCTGCGCGTTGCCCAGGGGGTCTTCGACGTCAAGGCCACCAGTGGAGACACCCAGCTCGGCGGAAACGACTGGGACCGTCGGATCGTCGACTGGTTGGCGGATGCCTTTCAGAAGGAGCACGAGATTGATTTGCGCCGCGATCGCCAGGCCCTCCAGCGGCTGACCGAGGCGGCCGAGAAGGCCAAGATTGAACTCAGTGGTGTGCAAAGCACCCCGATTTCCTTGCCCTTCATCGCGACCGGCAAGGACGGCCCCCTGCATATCGAGACCAGCCTCGAGCGCAGCACCTTTGAAGGACTCTGCCCGGATCTGCTCGATCGTTTGCTTCGCCCGGTGCAACGCGCGCTCCGCGATTCCGGTTTCGCGGCGGAGGACATCGACGATGTGGTCCTCGTGGGTGGCTCCACCCGAATGCCGATGGTGCAGCAAATGGTGCGCACCCTTGTGCCCCTGGAGCCCTGTCAGTCGGTCAACCCCGACGAGGTCGTCTCGATTGGTGCCGCCGTTCAGGCCGGAATCCTGACCGGCGAATTACGGGATCTGATGCTCAACGACGTCACCCCCCTCTCCCTGGGATTGGAGACCATTGGTGGGGTGATGAAGGTGCTGATTCCCCTCAACACCTCCATCCCGGTGCGCAAGAGCGATCTTTTCAGCACCTCCGAAGCGAATCAAAGCTCGGTTGAAATTCACGTGCTCCAAGGGGAGCGGCAGATGGCCGATGGCAACAAGAGCCTGGGCCGTTTCAAGCTCTCGGGCATCCCCCCTGCTCCCCGGGGCGTCCCTCAGGTTCAGGTCTCCTTTGACATTGACGCCAACGGCCTCCTGCAGGTGTCGGCCACGGACCGCACGACGGGTCGCCAGCAGAGCGTCAGCATTCAGGGCGGATCCAACCTCAGTGAAGAGGAGATCAAAACCCTGATTGCGGAGGCCGAGGAAAAGGCCAGCGAGGACCGTCGCAAGCGGGCGGAGATCGATCGCCGAAACCGCGCTCAAACCCTGGTCGGTCAGGCTGAGCGGCGGCTGCGGGATGCGGCCCTGGAATTGGGTCCCTACGGCGCTGAGCGCCAGCAACGCGCCGTTGAGATCGCCATGCGCGACGTGCAGGAGATGTTGGCCGATGGAGATCTCAGCGAACTCGACATCAGCGTCAGTCAGCTGCAAGAGGCCATCTACGGCTTGAACCGGCGTCTGGCCAGTGAGCGCAAGCAGGACTCCAATCCGATCCAGGGCATCAAAAACACCTTGGGCTCCCTCAAGGACGAGTTGTTCGCCGAAGACGATTGGGATGACTGGGATCGCCCGGGCCGCTCCCGCGATCCCTGGAGTGAACCGCGTCTCGGTGGTGGCTGGCAGGAGGACCGCTGGGATCGTCCGAGCCTGGACCGCTTTGATGCCCCACGTCCGAGTTGGGATCGGCCGACCGAGGCCCCATCCCGCTGGGATCAACCGCCTCAACCCCGCAACCAAACCTGGGACGAACCGTCTGATCGATACGGCCGTAGCGAACGGCAGTTCGAACCAGCCCCCCGCTATCAGGACTTCGATCGATACCCCGATCGCGCTGATGACACACGACGCGAGGAAGCCCGCTACGACGATCACTACGAAGAGCGCTACGACGACCGGTCCGACGCAGCTGTGGATCAGCCCCGCGACGACCGTGTTGCCGAGCGGAACGCGCCCTCCCGTCCCAGGGCAGTAACCCCGACCACTCCCGATCAAGGCTCCTATGAGGGAGATCCCTGGGCTGAGGACTGA
- the pstC gene encoding phosphate ABC transporter permease subunit PstC — translation MARSPRLELFALRRRSASERAADRGFQHLAVALAGAVGLLVFAILLTVFSGAWEAIQTFGLSFITTSDWNPISEHYGAFTAIYGTLVSSGVALLIAVPLGVGTAIFLTENIIPKGIREVLGVMVELLAAIPSVVLGLWAIVVMEPFLRPFLTDLHRYLGWIPLFSTEPQGPGMAPASLILVVMILPIITAISRDALRQVPDGLRQAAYGIGTTRWGAIFQVMLPAAISGITGGVMLALGRAMGETMAVTMIIGNSNNFSFSLLAPANTISSMLANQFGEADGIQVSALMYAALVLMLMTLLVNLLAQQVVKRLSLKY, via the coding sequence ATGGCCAGGAGTCCGCGCCTTGAGCTCTTCGCCTTGCGGCGTCGGTCTGCCTCCGAACGGGCCGCTGACCGTGGTTTTCAGCACTTGGCCGTGGCCCTCGCTGGGGCCGTGGGCTTGCTGGTCTTTGCCATCCTCCTGACCGTCTTCAGCGGTGCCTGGGAGGCGATTCAGACCTTTGGTCTGTCCTTCATCACGACATCGGACTGGAATCCGATCAGTGAGCACTACGGCGCCTTCACGGCGATCTACGGCACCCTGGTCAGCTCTGGCGTGGCCCTCTTGATCGCGGTTCCCCTCGGCGTGGGCACAGCGATCTTTCTGACGGAAAACATCATTCCCAAGGGCATCCGCGAGGTGTTGGGGGTGATGGTGGAGCTCCTAGCGGCCATTCCATCGGTGGTCCTTGGCCTGTGGGCCATCGTCGTGATGGAGCCCTTCCTGCGCCCCTTCCTGACGGATCTGCACCGTTACCTGGGCTGGATCCCGTTGTTTTCAACGGAGCCGCAGGGCCCGGGCATGGCGCCAGCCTCACTGATCCTGGTGGTGATGATCCTGCCGATCATCACTGCCATCTCCCGGGATGCCCTCAGGCAAGTACCCGACGGGCTGAGGCAGGCGGCCTACGGCATCGGGACCACGCGCTGGGGCGCCATCTTTCAGGTCATGCTCCCGGCGGCCATCTCAGGCATCACCGGTGGGGTGATGTTGGCGTTGGGCCGGGCGATGGGCGAAACCATGGCCGTGACCATGATCATCGGCAACTCCAACAACTTCAGCTTCAGCCTTTTGGCCCCGGCCAACACGATCTCCTCGATGTTGGCCAACCAATTCGGTGAAGCGGACGGCATTCAGGTGTCTGCCCTGATGTACGCGGCCTTGGTCTTGATGCTGATGACCTTGCTGGTGAACCTGCTCGCCCAGCAGGTGGTGAAGCGACTGAGCTTGAAGTACTGA
- the pstA gene encoding phosphate ABC transporter permease PstA, with amino-acid sequence MTLSQHGSLRYRNGLSRNIWNRVFTSIAALFTGLAVLPLVLVLAYVLIKGGSLINWQLLTELPPPPGLDGGGIGNAIVGTLLITVLASAIAIPIGVGGGIYLAEYSRSGGFAQFVRFGTNVLSGVPSIICGVFIYGLIVSTRAIAGQSYSAIAGGMALAVLMIPTVIKTTDEGLKLVPQELRWGAMGVGASKVVTITRVTLPAAFAPIATGVVLGIARAAGETAPLIFTALFSPFWADGVLNPIASMSVLIYNYAIMPYEAQISLAWAASFVLVMMILLANLLARWIGRLSRA; translated from the coding sequence ATGACGCTTTCTCAGCACGGTTCTCTTCGGTACCGCAACGGTCTCTCCCGGAACATCTGGAACCGGGTGTTTACGTCCATTGCGGCCCTCTTCACCGGTCTGGCGGTCCTCCCCCTGGTCTTGGTGCTGGCCTATGTCCTGATCAAGGGCGGATCCTTGATCAATTGGCAGCTGCTCACTGAGCTGCCACCTCCACCCGGCCTAGATGGAGGTGGCATCGGCAACGCCATCGTCGGCACCCTGCTGATCACGGTGCTGGCCAGCGCGATTGCCATCCCCATCGGCGTGGGTGGTGGGATTTACCTGGCGGAGTACTCCCGCTCCGGTGGCTTCGCCCAGTTCGTCCGCTTCGGGACCAACGTGCTCTCCGGTGTCCCCTCGATCATTTGTGGTGTCTTTATTTATGGCCTGATCGTCAGCACGCGGGCGATCGCCGGCCAGAGCTACAGCGCCATAGCCGGTGGCATGGCCCTGGCGGTGCTGATGATCCCGACGGTGATCAAGACCACCGATGAAGGTCTCAAGTTGGTCCCCCAGGAACTGCGATGGGGTGCCATGGGCGTTGGGGCCTCCAAGGTCGTGACGATTACCCGGGTCACCCTTCCGGCGGCCTTCGCTCCGATCGCCACGGGTGTCGTCTTGGGCATTGCCCGGGCCGCCGGAGAAACCGCACCGTTGATCTTCACCGCACTGTTCTCACCGTTCTGGGCGGATGGGGTGTTGAACCCAATCGCCTCGATGTCAGTCCTGATCTACAACTACGCGATCATGCCCTACGAGGCCCAGATCTCCCTGGCCTGGGCGGCGTCCTTTGTGTTGGTGATGATGATCCTGTTGGCCAATCTTTTGGCCCGCTGGATCGGTCGCCTCTCCCGCGCTTGA